CGAATTACTGAATATGATAGCAGTCGCTACTTTGATTGTAGAGCAATCCATTGTAAGAAAAGAAAATCGTGGCGGTTTTATAAAATTTAATTCTAGCAAATAATAAATTTTTGTTAACGCTTAAACCTTAGATAAATATACCGGTCTTATTCCTATAACTTAAAAACATATAGAAATGAAAAATTTATTTATTGCTGCGTTATTACTTGTAGGGCTAAGCAGTTTTGCTCAAGACAGAAAAGAAAGACCATCAAGAGAGCAAATGGAAAAATTCACACCTGAGCAAAGAAATCAGTTGATGGTAAAAAAGATGACTTTAGATCTTGATTTGAATTCGAAACAACAAGAACAAGTAGCTCAAATTATTAAGGAGCAAAGCGCTAAAAGAGAAGCAATGAAAGCGAATCAAGAAAAACCAAGTAGCGACGAGCATTTTGCTATGAAAAATAAAATGCTTGATGAACAAATAGCTATGAAAGCTAAAATGAAAAGTGTCCTATCAGCAGAACAATTCGCAAAATGGGAAACTATGAAGGAAAAACACGAAGGACGAAGAGGCGAAATAAGAGAGCATCGAAGAGGTGGAGAAAAAGGAGAACCTAAAGACGACAGAAAATAACAATTAAAAAAAAACTTCCGGTTTGAGCCGGAAGTTTTTTTATTTAAAATGTTTTAGAAACTTTATCAATAGCTTGTATTGTAAAATCTAAATCCTCGTAAGTCAAAGCATCCGTTATAAACCAAGTTTCATAAGCCGATGGAGCAATATAAACTCCTTCATTTAACAATCCGTGAAAGAATTTTTTGAAAGTCTCATTATCCCCTTTTGCAGCACTTTGAAAATCTACTACAGCTTCCGCAGCAAAATGTACCGAAACCATAGAACCAATTCGGTTAATGGTGAATGTAATATTGTTAGCTTTCAAAACCGTATCAATTCCCGCAGCCAAATAAGCTGTTTTTTCTTCCAATCTTTTAAAAATAGCGCGATCAGAATCTAATGCTTGTAACATTGCTAATCCAGCTGCCATAGCTAATGGATTTCCAGATAGCGTTCCCGCTTGGTAAACAGGCCCTAATGGAGCCAGATAATTCATTATTTCGTTGCTCGCTGCAAAAGCTCCTACAGGCAAACCACCTCCAATTACTTTTCCGAAACAAACAATATCCGCTTTAATATTAAATAATTCCTGAACGCCTCCTCTGGCTAATCTAAATCCAGTCATTACTTCGTCAAAAATCAATAAGATTCCGTTGTCTGAGCACAATTGGCGTAAACCTTCTAGGAATCCTTTGTTTGGAGGTACACAACCCATATTTCCTGCAACTGGCTCAACAATTATAGCTGCAATTTCATTCTCATTAGCAGCAATTAAGGAGGCCACATTATCTAAATCATTGTATTTTGCTAACAAGGTATCTTTAGCAGTTCCTTCTGTAACACCTGGGCTATTTGGAGTTCCAAAAGTAATTGCACCACTACCCGCTTGAATCAAAAAGGAATCAGAATGCCCATGATAGCATCCAGCAAATTTGATTATTTTATCTTTTTTGGTAAAACCACGAGCTAATCTAACAGCGCTCATACAAGCTTCTGTTCCTGAATTCACAAATCGTATTTTGTCAATATTTGGAACCATTGAAACAGCCAAAGCTGCAATTTGAGTTTCTAATTCTGTTGGCATCCCAAAAGAAGTTCCTAGTTTAGCTTTTTCAATTACCGCTTCAACTACAGGCGAAAAGGCGTGACCCAAAATCATCGGTCCCCACGAATTAATGTAATCAATCAAACGGTTTCCATCCTCATCATACAAATAAGCTCCTTTTGCACTTTTAACAAAAATTGGAGTTCCTCCAACTGCTTTAAATGCTCTAACAGGTGAATTTACTCCTCCTGGAATTACTTTTTCCGCTTCAGCAAAAAGCTGACTGCTTCTTTGATATATCATTTTACTATTTTTAGATTCTAACTTCTGTTTTATTTACTTTTAATTTTTGTCCAACTGAAATGGAATTATCCATCAAGCTGTTTATTTGCCTTAAATCTTCTATAGCTACATTGAACTTTTTTGAAATGGAATACAAGGTATCACCTTTTTGAACTTCATAAAAAAAACTTTCTTGCACTCTAGCATTAGCCGTATTTTTCAATTCTTTTTCGACATAATTTCTACCCAATACCTGTTTGTCGAATTGCTGCAAGTTATAGCGTTCTATGTAACTGATTAATTTTTCAGGATACCTAGGGTCAGTAGCATAACCCGCAGCTCGAAGTCCTCTAGCCCAGGCTTCGTAATCTCCTTTTGGCAAGTCAAACAAACTAGCATATCTATTTCTTCCAGATAAAAAAACCGCATGGTCTTTGAACGATTCTGCTGGATCACTGTATTTTCTGAAACATTCCTGCTCCGTATCATCGTCTTGGCGAACACTTTCGCCGGTCCAATCATTATGACATTTTATTCCAAAATGATTATTCGCATTAATTGCTAAACTTCCTCTTCCCGCTCCTGATTCTAAAATTCCTTGTGCTAAAATAATACTCGCTGGTATCCCATAACGCTTCATATTATTCATAGCGACTTCTTTGTATTGAGAAATATATCCACTTACTACATCATTAGTAGAAACAGCCTTTGGGTTTGTCGCAGTTGATTGTGAAGCCTGATTATTTCTGCCTTTTTTAGTTACAATAACAGGTTTCGATGCGTTACAGCCAACTAAAATTAGCACGATAAGTAGCAATAGAATTCTTTTAATCATAAATATCGATTGTGGGTAATTGTTTGCTTTTTAATTTCAAATTCATTCCTTGAACACCTTGTAATCCACCAGTATGAATAAGTAAAATCTTTGAGTTTTCAGGAAAATAATTTCTTTCTATTAAATCTATAACGCCAAAAACCATTTTTCCAGTATAAATTGGATCCAAAGGGATTTTTGTTTGACTATAAAACTGATTAATGAAAGCTACTAATTCCGAATTTACTTTTCCGTAACCTCCAAAATGATATGCATTAATTAACTCCCAATTCTCATTTTGTGCAAAATTACGAATTTCCTCATTCAAAAAATCGCCTTTTAATGCTGGAAATCCTAAAACTTTTTGATGTGGCAAAATACTATTTATAATTCCCGAAATTGTCCCGCCAGTTCCTACCGCACAACATACATAATCAAAAACCCCATCTTCATTAGTTAGAATTTCTTGACAACCCTTAACAGCCAAATCATTTGTTCCGCCTTCTGGAACCAAATAAAAAGAACCATACTTTTGATTCCATTTTTCTATAAATAAGCTTTCCGATTTCAATCGATAGGATTCTCTAGTGACAAATTCGAATTGCATGCCACAATTTTGAGCAAAAGCTAAAGTTGGATTTTCCTGAATTTTACCTCTCAATTCATCACCACGAATAACACCAATAGTTTGAAAACCCTGCTCCATTCCAGCATATGCAACTGCTGCAATATGATTAGAATAGGCACCTCCAAAAGTAAGTAACGTCTTCTGATTTTCTGATTTTGCTTGAAGCAAATTATACTTTAATTTTCTAAATTTATTTCCGGAAACAAAAGGATGTATCAAGTCCTCACGCTTAATGGATACGGAAATTGAATGCGGAAAATTTATAGTAACTAACTGGTTCAAAGCGGCTATTTTTTAAGGATTATATAATTTAAAAAACGTAAAAAAGATCTATTTCTAATATATCTTAAATCCGCTTCATTAGCATATGCTTCCCTTTCAAAACTAATGTTTCTGTAGGCTAAATCTACATTTTTATACTGAATTAATCGCAGCATAAATTCGACAAAATACCATATAAAAAATGGAATTATCAAAAATTCAAGTTGTTGTCTAAGATGAATTTTTTCGTGATTTAAAAAAACCGCATTTTCCTTATCAGAAAAATATTTCACAAATACGAATGGGAATGCTGCAAATCCACGATATCCTTTCGGAATTAAATATTTAGCAACAATAAGAAACATTCGCTATAAAATTTATAAGTTTGTAAGGATAAAAATGCTTTATTTAATTAAATACACAATCACAAAAGTGACAAGAAATTAATTAAAGTAATCAAAAAAATATGTTAGACCTATTTTTAAGAATGACAGAGCAAAGTAATGAAAATAAATTAATAGAAGGCGAAGATTTCTATTATACACCTGAAGGATATAAATGCTTCACTGAAAAACACCATTTAAAACGAGGATATTGTTGCAAAAGTGGCTGTCGTCATTGCCCGTATGGATATGACAAAAAAACTGGCGAAATAAAAAAGTAAACGCAGTTTAAAAAACATTTAAAATGGATATTCATTTACAAAAATACAGAATCAAAATTCATAAATCCTACCACAGGTCAGATATCAGGTATCCATAGCTCGTTTATATAAATTAAGGAAATCAATTGATTTCAAACACATAAAAAATAAACGAATCCCTATAAAATGACTTTCCAAGAACAAATTAAACAAGGAATTCCTGCTGAATTACCAAAGCCAAAACCATTTGATTCAGACATTAATCACGCTCCTAAACGAAAAGAAATTCTTACTGGTGAAGAAAAAAAATTGGCTTTACGCAATGCTTTGCGCTATTTTGAACCGAAGCATCATGCGGTATTAATTGACGAATTCTCCGAAGAACTCGAAACATTCGGTCGTATTTATATGTATCGCTTTCGCCCTGATTACAAAATGTATGCGAGACCAATTGAGGAATATCCTGGAAAATCCAACCAAGCCAAAGCTATCATGTTAATGATTCAGAACAATCTGGATTATGCTGTGGCGCAACATCCGCACGAATTAATTACTTATGGCGGAAATGGTGCTGTTTTTCAAAACTGGGCACAATATTTATTGACCATGCAATACTTGTCAGAAATGACAGATGAGCAAACACTAACGATGTATTCAGGCCACCCGATGGGATTATTCCCTTCACATCCAGAAGCTCCTCGCGTAGTTGTTACTAACGGAATGGTAATTCCTAACTATTCAAAACCAGACGATTGGGAAAAAATGAATGCGTTAGGTGTTTCTCAATACGGACAAATGACCGCAGGAAGTTATATGTATATTGGTCCGCAAGGAATTGTTCATGGAACCACAATTACTGTTTTGAATGGTTTTCGTAAAATAAAACGCAGCCCAAAAGGAGGTTTATTTGTAACTTCTGGATTGGGAGGCATGAGTGGTGCACAACCAAAAGCCGGAAATATAGCTGGATGCATCACTGTTTGCGCCGAAGTTAATCCAAAAATCACCCATATTCGTCATAATCAAGGCTGGATAAATGAAGTGATTCAAGATATTGATGAATTGGTGCAACGAGTTGCTTTGGCCAAAGCCAATCAAGAAGTTGTTTCTATAGGATATCTCGGAAATGTTGTTGATGTTTGGGAACGATTTCAGGAAGAAAATATTCATATTGATTTAGGTTCAGACCAGACTTCGCTGCATAATCCTTGGGCTGGTGGTTATTATCCTGTTGGTATTTCATTTGAAGAAGCAAATGAAATGATGGCTGAAAATCCTGAATTATTCAAAATAAAAGTTCAAGAAACACTACGCCGACACACGATTGCAATAAACAAACATACTGCTAAAGGAACTTATTTCTTTGACTATGGCAATGCTTTCCTATTAGAAGCTTCGCGCGCGGGTGCGGATGTTATGGCAGAAAACCAAATTGATTTTAGATATCCGAGTTATGTCCAAGATATTATGGGGCCAATGTGCTTTGATTATGGATTTGGCCCTTTCAGATGGGTTTGCGCTTCTGGAAAACCAGAAGATTTAGCAAAAACAGACACTATTGCATGTAATGTATTAGAAGAAATAGCGAAGAACGCACCAGTTGAAATTCAGCAACAAATGCAGGATAATATTCAGTGGATAAAAGGTGCTCAAGAAAATAAATTAGTTGTTGGTTCACAAGCCCGAATTCTTTATGCTGATGCTGAAGGGCGAGTAAAAATTGCCGAAGCTTTTAATCAAGCTATTGCCAAAGGCCAAATTGGAACTGTAGTTTTGGGTCGTGATCATCATGATGTTTCTGGTACAGATTCGCCTTATAGAGAAACTTCAAATATATATGATGGTTCCCGTTTTACTGCCGATATGGCGATACATAATGTTATAGGAGATAGCTTTCGTGGTGCTACTTGGGTGTCCATCCATAATGGTGGAGGTGTAGGCTGGGGAGAGGTAATTAATGGTGGTTTTGGTATGGTTCTTGATGGTTCAAAAGAAGCGTCAAAACGTTTGGCATCAATGCTTTTTTGGGATGTAAACAACGGTATTTCCAGAAGAAGTTGGGCTAGAAATGAAGGAGCTATTTTTGCTATAAAAAGAGCAATGGAATCGCAACCTTTATTGAAAGTCACTATCCCAAATATTGTTGACGAACATTTATTTTAGTTAATTGAATCTTACATCTTAACTTTTAAAAAGATAAAATATGAAAACAATTAAATTATTGCCACTGCTTTTACTTTTTATAGTAGCTTCTTGCAGTTCCGTTAGTGTGAATTCTGATTACGACAAAAACGTAGATTTTTCAGCGTATAAAACGTATGCCTATCACAAAGCCGGAATAGACAAAGTAGAGATTTCTGATTTAGACAAAAGAAGAATTCTTCATGCAATCGATGACCAAATGGCTGCAAAAGGATTTACAAAAAGTGAAAATCCTGATCTATTAATAAATATTTTCACCAAATCCCGTGAGCAAGTAAACGTAAACCAATTCAATGCAGGATGGGGTTACGGTTGGGGATGGGGATGGAATCCTTATATGATGATGGGAAGACAAACTTCTGTTTCAACATCAACAGAAGGAACTTTATACATTGATTTAATCGATGCTAAAAAGAAAGAAATGATATGGCAAGGTGAAGGTTCAGGAATATTAACGAAAAATAACGCTAAAAAAGAAGAACGAATTGCTGATTTTGTAAGCAAAATTTTAGCGCAATATCCTCCAGTTAAAAAATAATTTAAGTAAATTACAATAGCCTACCTTTGTGTGGGCTATTTTTACATCACACAATGACACCAGTTAAAGACATATCAAACTTAGAAGACATCAAAACTTTGGTAAATACTTTCTATTCAAAAGTACAACAAGACCCATTTATTGGCCCCATTTTTAATGAAAAAATAGGGAATCGATGGCCAGAACATTTAGAAAAGATGTATCGATTTTGGGAAACAATTTTACTAGAAGTTCATAGTTATTCTGGCAGCCCATTTCCACCTCACAAACAACTTCCTGTTGCAATTGAGCATTTTGCACAATGGATGGCCATTTTTACAGAAACAGTAGATGATTTATTTGTTGGTCCTCTTGCTGAAGAAGCAAAATTGCGCGCCAAAAATATGGCTGAAATGTTCAACTATAAAATTGAATATTTTAGAAACATGGAAAAAAGCCAATAACTTAATTCTTCTTGAGCTTTTATAATTTTATAGTTTGACTTAAATCTTTTTCGTTTTCAATTGTTTTGCCTTCGTATTTAAGCTTCCAATTCATGGTATTCGTTAGAATCAACATTTTTGACAGTTCGCTTATTAAACGATTTTTAGCATTGGCTTTAAGCGATGATTTCTCTATTTTCTTGGCCAAATTAGCTTTAACTAATTTGTTTATTTTATTGTAATCGTCTCCGGTGAAAGGATTTAACTTACTTTGCTCAACATCATAAAATTGAAGATCTGGGCTTATTTTTATTTCTTCTTTTGGAATACTTAAAATTGTAATTGTTTTATTTTTTTCATCAATATCATATTTCATTTGATGCAAATCATACGCTACAGTGACATCTGCATTGACAATAATAAGTGCTTTTTTTTCGAAAGAAAGCATATCCATTAAATATTTTTCTTGATTCTTATAGGTTATCACTTCAGCAAAATGCCCTTCGGTAACTACTAATTTTCCAACATTTACAATTTGTTGTTGAATTAGATTTGTATTATAATCTAAGTCCTCACTATCTCCTTTTTTGAATTCACAAAACTTGAATAGCAAAATAGTACTGATGAGGATTCCTATACCAATAAAAACTCTTTTTTGCATATCTAAAATTTTATAAATGGATACTTTGACACCAATTTAGTTATTTTTTCTTTCCGTTTAAGTTCAAACTTTAAGTGA
Above is a window of Flavobacterium sp. 123 DNA encoding:
- a CDS encoding DUF4136 domain-containing protein → MKTIKLLPLLLLFIVASCSSVSVNSDYDKNVDFSAYKTYAYHKAGIDKVEISDLDKRRILHAIDDQMAAKGFTKSENPDLLINIFTKSREQVNVNQFNAGWGYGWGWGWNPYMMMGRQTSVSTSTEGTLYIDLIDAKKKEMIWQGEGSGILTKNNAKKEERIADFVSKILAQYPPVKK
- the hemL gene encoding glutamate-1-semialdehyde 2,1-aminomutase produces the protein MIYQRSSQLFAEAEKVIPGGVNSPVRAFKAVGGTPIFVKSAKGAYLYDEDGNRLIDYINSWGPMILGHAFSPVVEAVIEKAKLGTSFGMPTELETQIAALAVSMVPNIDKIRFVNSGTEACMSAVRLARGFTKKDKIIKFAGCYHGHSDSFLIQAGSGAITFGTPNSPGVTEGTAKDTLLAKYNDLDNVASLIAANENEIAAIIVEPVAGNMGCVPPNKGFLEGLRQLCSDNGILLIFDEVMTGFRLARGGVQELFNIKADIVCFGKVIGGGLPVGAFAASNEIMNYLAPLGPVYQAGTLSGNPLAMAAGLAMLQALDSDRAIFKRLEEKTAYLAAGIDTVLKANNITFTINRIGSMVSVHFAAEAVVDFQSAAKGDNETFKKFFHGLLNEGVYIAPSAYETWFITDALTYEDLDFTIQAIDKVSKTF
- a CDS encoding 1-aminocyclopropane-1-carboxylate deaminase/D-cysteine desulfhydrase, translating into MNQLVTINFPHSISVSIKREDLIHPFVSGNKFRKLKYNLLQAKSENQKTLLTFGGAYSNHIAAVAYAGMEQGFQTIGVIRGDELRGKIQENPTLAFAQNCGMQFEFVTRESYRLKSESLFIEKWNQKYGSFYLVPEGGTNDLAVKGCQEILTNEDGVFDYVCCAVGTGGTISGIINSILPHQKVLGFPALKGDFLNEEIRNFAQNENWELINAYHFGGYGKVNSELVAFINQFYSQTKIPLDPIYTGKMVFGVIDLIERNYFPENSKILLIHTGGLQGVQGMNLKLKSKQLPTIDIYD
- a CDS encoding DUF4230 domain-containing protein, which produces MQKRVFIGIGILISTILLFKFCEFKKGDSEDLDYNTNLIQQQIVNVGKLVVTEGHFAEVITYKNQEKYLMDMLSFEKKALIIVNADVTVAYDLHQMKYDIDEKNKTITILSIPKEEIKISPDLQFYDVEQSKLNPFTGDDYNKINKLVKANLAKKIEKSSLKANAKNRLISELSKMLILTNTMNWKLKYEGKTIENEKDLSQTIKL
- a CDS encoding glucosaminidase domain-containing protein, which codes for MIKRILLLLIVLILVGCNASKPVIVTKKGRNNQASQSTATNPKAVSTNDVVSGYISQYKEVAMNNMKRYGIPASIILAQGILESGAGRGSLAINANNHFGIKCHNDWTGESVRQDDDTEQECFRKYSDPAESFKDHAVFLSGRNRYASLFDLPKGDYEAWARGLRAAGYATDPRYPEKLISYIERYNLQQFDKQVLGRNYVEKELKNTANARVQESFFYEVQKGDTLYSISKKFNVAIEDLRQINSLMDNSISVGQKLKVNKTEVRI
- a CDS encoding urocanate hydratase, translating into MTFQEQIKQGIPAELPKPKPFDSDINHAPKRKEILTGEEKKLALRNALRYFEPKHHAVLIDEFSEELETFGRIYMYRFRPDYKMYARPIEEYPGKSNQAKAIMLMIQNNLDYAVAQHPHELITYGGNGAVFQNWAQYLLTMQYLSEMTDEQTLTMYSGHPMGLFPSHPEAPRVVVTNGMVIPNYSKPDDWEKMNALGVSQYGQMTAGSYMYIGPQGIVHGTTITVLNGFRKIKRSPKGGLFVTSGLGGMSGAQPKAGNIAGCITVCAEVNPKITHIRHNQGWINEVIQDIDELVQRVALAKANQEVVSIGYLGNVVDVWERFQEENIHIDLGSDQTSLHNPWAGGYYPVGISFEEANEMMAENPELFKIKVQETLRRHTIAINKHTAKGTYFFDYGNAFLLEASRAGADVMAENQIDFRYPSYVQDIMGPMCFDYGFGPFRWVCASGKPEDLAKTDTIACNVLEEIAKNAPVEIQQQMQDNIQWIKGAQENKLVVGSQARILYADAEGRVKIAEAFNQAIAKGQIGTVVLGRDHHDVSGTDSPYRETSNIYDGSRFTADMAIHNVIGDSFRGATWVSIHNGGGVGWGEVINGGFGMVLDGSKEASKRLASMLFWDVNNGISRRSWARNEGAIFAIKRAMESQPLLKVTIPNIVDEHLF
- a CDS encoding DUF5522 domain-containing protein, whose amino-acid sequence is MTEQSNENKLIEGEDFYYTPEGYKCFTEKHHLKRGYCCKSGCRHCPYGYDKKTGEIKK
- a CDS encoding group III truncated hemoglobin, yielding MTPVKDISNLEDIKTLVNTFYSKVQQDPFIGPIFNEKIGNRWPEHLEKMYRFWETILLEVHSYSGSPFPPHKQLPVAIEHFAQWMAIFTETVDDLFVGPLAEEAKLRAKNMAEMFNYKIEYFRNMEKSQ